Proteins encoded in a region of the Prinia subflava isolate CZ2003 ecotype Zambia chromosome 24, Cam_Psub_1.2, whole genome shotgun sequence genome:
- the LOC134561863 gene encoding collagen alpha-1(I) chain-like: MSAQPRCHGGCHRHLRAAPRVGTGVTGLTRVGCEPPGCDTPGCWGRCQDRQPWDRGLIPISGLGNGGVGCGSRHTPRIPSAGTVPAPRAVSPSGAAGMFPHPLPAGKAGPSTQISGSRWRLWHRDTLWPCSRGDPKVPAGQTAPSGSPFIPAPAGHTPTFHSSSSSSSSSIPARQPLFPLQSHPSSQLGKLRQEAKQTRQFPRGQRGPSNLGDSPHVQLGSHPGARPGPPCQARAGQERAHGAAALGAGILPRERSQLQDESHFPFPWDQIAAPTPEGPDLAPLSLARPDPRALGKQSGRGGHGALRDRSS; encoded by the coding sequence atGTCAGCACAGCCTCGGTGCCATGGGGGGTGTCACAGACAcctcagagctgcccccagGGTTGGCACAGGCGTGACAGGGCTGACACGAGTCGGGTGTGAACCCCCCGGGTGTGACACCCCGGGGTGCTGGGGGAGATGTCAGGACAGGCAGCCTTGGGACAGAGGTTTAATCCCAATATCTGGGCTGGGCAATGGAGGAGTGGGATGTGGGAGCAGACACACTCCAAGGATCCCCTCAGCTGGAACCGTCCCTGCTCCCCGGGCCGTGTctccctcaggagctgctgggatgttTCCTCACCCCCTCCCCGCAGGCAAAGCGGGACCCAGCACCCAGATAAGCGGGAGCCGCTGGCGCCTGTGGCACCGGGACACGCTCTGGCCCTGCTCCCGTGGAGATCCCAAGGTCCCTGCGGGGCAGACGGCGCCTTCGGGCTCCCCTTtcatccctgccccagctgggcacaCGCCCACGTTTcattcttcttcctcctcctcctcctcttccatcCCTGCTAGGCaacctctcttccctctccagaGTCACCCCAGCTCTCAGCTGGGCAAACTGAGGCAGGAGGCGAAGCAAACCAGGCAATTCCCAAGGGGACAAAGGGGACCCTCAAACCTGGGTGACTCCCCCCACGTGCAGCTGGGGAGTCACCCAGGGGCCCGGCCGGGGCCACCCTgccaggccagggcagggcaggagcggGCACACGGTGCCGCTGCCCTCGGAGCCGGGATCCTTCCCCGGGAGcgctcccagctccaggatgaATCACACTTTCCTTTCCCCTGGGATCAGATTGCAGCTCCTACGCCGGAGGGGCCGGACCTGGCACCGCTGTCCCTGGCGCGGCCGGACCCCCGCGCCCTCGGCAAACAGAGCGGGCGCGGAGGGCACGGAGCGCTGCGGGATCGCAGCTCCTAA